The following coding sequences are from one Paenibacillus sp. JDR-2 window:
- a CDS encoding discoidin domain-containing protein, whose protein sequence is MGQLSFSKVWMRLMSIIVTVSMAASLLPQGIAAAAEESDDGISSGYTVTVQESISSNGFTHPGVGLTKDILENMRAQVLAHKEPWYSYYTGMTASAQASKTVSIKNQSTTDPTKPLSNFFNSQGIQSRFISDALMAYTQSIMYFVTGDVTYRANAMKAIRIWSQMDPSQYAYYTDAHIHTGIPLNRMVTAAEILRYTSSPSPEWEWTEQDTTNFANNLINPVIETFQHSNNYFMNQHNYPLMGAMAGYIFTNNKERYDEAVEWFTVNKTANDQGFNGSIKQMFRMVDTNDLTGEPATPHVQHLEMGRDQAHGGGDLTNAAIISRMLLAQGTKVDPVDGTVSESADAVGPFEFLDDRILATANYFWQYMLGYDTPWTPVAYAISPDGTIRDTYNHIATGYRGRYNTANFWDLYYYYTYVRGIDVAEKAPYYYEAFKKRTPLTFYYGGGLNNNWDNVDGGGDFWLYIPKEAQAEGASHLPKQQASASIMEVEDRYTALDDRSETEQEGDASFVRIKATEAGTTVAYLSSGYGSQTFGLKIRTNGTADLDMLGATWTLPDTKGQWTYVTVSGFMGDMAYLTVKGSAGTIVDIDHINALAATQLTPPAFKSGSSDLQVYTYRGSSLHLDLSAEDANSADVITYSLANQPVGSSLNDSTGAFTWQPAEAGEAAFVAAASDGTTVSAKKVTIITAPDRASAVKAAIAPYDPSAVYVSESLDQYEAVYDETIAMLDAASDEAFNQQLGKLRQSAEGLALTTPLRADGSIHYSDSIFWSSWGADVTKMDDLSYDTGGYYGLALGAAPNLYHILDFGPDYKVSATKFGFQSNIFADRLANSTVYGSNDGESWTRLTSGVTRMTQEYQTLDVDAAHQDDKYRYIKLEMIKPLPDVLYGIVRNLLELTEFRIYGTRYETGNKLDSVSLSSDQSVNGKISTGDIVKITIKAREAIQNVKVRIQGQTATVSTADQKTWTAEAKMSAAAPTGPVKFAIDYEKSDGSSGDTAYSTTDSSALFLVDGTTYLDVAKLAKVTASDPQWPGTGLSAEQVGYLLFDGDPDTYGDLTNSTGTYTVDFGEGASVELSEIVLMPRASHPARMNGLIIQGSNDKTNWTNLTKAVASSQANKWLDINSDQLLEHQAYRYFRLYNPTAWSGNVAEVELHGKYSASAEAIASTITNIAVPEKGAASLTLPKVPGGYSVSVASAAPEGVIGTDGTITQPVMDTIVSVVLTVTNEADGISANTSAIHVVVPGKSTPVKIDVTRLASVTASDNQYVKSGSGLTKEQVGFLLFDGNTSTYGDLITGPGSYYTINLGTNSSINLTQLKLFPRATLAGRLDGLVIQGSNDNTSWTNLTNPVSGALSNTWTDIRLDKIIDHGAYRYLRLYNAENWYGNIAEVEIYGYYDYELTSKIVQPDGYTKASYYTYMKEMDRIKEAYNQPGADKMEILDQLLAARNLLVSLADLYPKIPVTADMSLASSVSWDGTADAGTNGWRAFDGDTATSPDTKTATGWARIDLGAGNEKVVGSIRFIGRNGNIARINGAQVQGSNDGTNYDTLFTINGISDFKWYSQLLDNSKAYRYLRYYTPSGYANIGEIEFHEKSVDGTLLELFIEEAKAVEVDSYTPESVTAFQAELMAAQELFTNAAATQAEIDSESAMLKQAQNNLKVQVPLAAGVPGKAVLSDNNGHDSGLKDGSYTLTMNLWWGNNGTVFKLYENGELIHTQKLDDKSPEAQTVKTDITGKANGTYTYTCELTNSFGTTACDPLVVTVTDANPGKPVLSNDNWDNNGEYKISMNMWWGTNASEYRLYENGQLIDTQALEAGTPNAQSAVSTISDRAPGQYVYEAVLVNASGETKSEKMSVTVK, encoded by the coding sequence GTGGGGCAATTATCTTTCAGCAAGGTATGGATGAGGTTGATGTCCATTATCGTTACCGTGAGCATGGCAGCGTCCTTGCTGCCGCAAGGGATAGCTGCGGCAGCCGAAGAATCCGATGACGGGATCAGCTCCGGATATACCGTTACCGTTCAGGAAAGCATCAGCAGCAATGGCTTTACGCATCCCGGCGTTGGATTAACAAAGGACATTCTCGAGAACATGCGGGCTCAAGTACTGGCGCATAAGGAGCCTTGGTATTCCTATTACACGGGCATGACAGCCTCGGCACAAGCCTCCAAGACCGTGTCGATCAAAAACCAAAGTACGACTGACCCTACAAAACCGTTGTCCAATTTTTTTAACAGCCAAGGCATTCAATCGAGATTCATTAGCGATGCCCTGATGGCGTACACGCAATCCATTATGTATTTCGTAACCGGCGATGTGACTTACCGGGCAAACGCGATGAAGGCTATTCGGATCTGGTCTCAAATGGATCCATCCCAATACGCGTATTATACGGATGCTCATATTCATACCGGGATTCCGCTTAACCGGATGGTAACGGCAGCGGAGATTTTGAGATATACAAGCAGCCCCTCGCCGGAATGGGAGTGGACGGAGCAGGATACAACGAATTTTGCAAACAACCTGATTAATCCGGTTATTGAAACGTTCCAGCACAGCAACAATTATTTCATGAATCAGCATAATTATCCGCTGATGGGAGCGATGGCCGGTTATATTTTCACGAACAACAAAGAGAGATACGACGAGGCCGTCGAATGGTTCACCGTTAATAAGACGGCGAATGACCAGGGCTTTAACGGATCCATTAAACAGATGTTCCGCATGGTGGATACGAATGACCTGACGGGAGAACCGGCAACGCCGCATGTGCAGCATTTGGAGATGGGACGCGATCAAGCTCACGGAGGCGGCGATTTAACGAACGCGGCCATCATTTCGCGGATGCTGCTGGCACAGGGAACCAAGGTAGACCCGGTAGACGGTACGGTCTCCGAAAGCGCGGATGCCGTGGGTCCATTCGAGTTTCTGGATGACCGCATTCTCGCAACCGCCAATTACTTCTGGCAATATATGCTTGGCTATGATACCCCTTGGACGCCGGTGGCTTATGCGATTTCGCCGGACGGCACGATCCGGGACACGTATAACCATATTGCAACCGGATACAGAGGAAGATACAATACGGCAAACTTTTGGGATCTCTATTACTACTATACATACGTGAGAGGGATCGATGTTGCCGAGAAGGCGCCGTATTATTACGAGGCCTTTAAGAAGAGAACTCCGCTTACTTTCTATTACGGCGGCGGACTTAACAACAATTGGGATAACGTCGACGGCGGAGGCGACTTCTGGCTGTATATCCCGAAGGAGGCGCAGGCTGAAGGAGCGTCCCATCTCCCGAAACAGCAAGCAAGCGCATCGATTATGGAAGTGGAAGACCGTTACACGGCATTGGATGATCGTTCCGAGACGGAACAAGAGGGAGATGCCTCCTTTGTCCGTATAAAAGCGACGGAAGCGGGAACAACGGTTGCGTATCTAAGCTCCGGTTACGGATCGCAGACGTTTGGTTTGAAAATCCGGACCAATGGCACAGCTGATCTGGATATGCTTGGCGCGACCTGGACCTTGCCGGATACGAAAGGACAATGGACGTATGTGACGGTCTCCGGTTTTATGGGAGATATGGCTTATTTAACGGTAAAAGGATCAGCCGGCACGATCGTTGACATCGATCATATTAACGCTCTGGCAGCAACGCAATTAACGCCGCCGGCATTTAAATCCGGAAGCTCGGATTTGCAGGTATATACGTATAGGGGCTCGTCTCTTCACCTCGATCTCTCTGCGGAGGATGCCAATAGTGCGGATGTAATTACCTATTCACTGGCGAATCAGCCGGTAGGCTCTTCGCTGAATGACTCCACGGGAGCATTTACCTGGCAGCCGGCTGAGGCCGGAGAGGCAGCTTTTGTTGCTGCAGCTTCCGACGGTACAACCGTTTCGGCGAAAAAGGTTACAATCATTACGGCTCCGGACCGGGCCTCCGCGGTAAAAGCAGCTATCGCGCCATACGATCCATCCGCCGTTTATGTGTCTGAATCGCTTGATCAGTACGAGGCTGTATATGATGAGACGATAGCGATGTTGGATGCGGCATCCGATGAAGCGTTTAATCAGCAGCTCGGCAAGCTTAGGCAATCGGCGGAAGGTCTCGCTTTAACGACGCCTCTCCGTGCGGATGGCAGCATCCATTACTCCGATTCTATTTTCTGGTCCAGCTGGGGAGCGGATGTCACGAAGATGGACGATTTGAGCTATGATACAGGCGGCTATTATGGACTAGCGCTGGGAGCTGCTCCAAACCTGTACCATATTCTTGATTTTGGACCGGATTACAAGGTTTCGGCAACGAAATTTGGTTTCCAAAGCAATATTTTCGCGGACCGTCTTGCCAACTCAACGGTCTATGGCTCGAATGACGGGGAGAGCTGGACGCGGCTTACATCGGGTGTTACGCGGATGACGCAGGAATACCAGACCCTTGATGTGGATGCGGCGCATCAGGATGATAAATACCGGTATATCAAGCTGGAAATGATTAAGCCTCTGCCTGATGTTCTGTATGGCATCGTCCGAAATTTGCTGGAGCTCACCGAATTTAGAATTTACGGTACCCGGTATGAGACCGGCAATAAATTGGATTCCGTATCCCTGAGCTCGGATCAAAGCGTAAACGGGAAGATTTCAACGGGGGATATAGTTAAAATTACTATTAAAGCACGCGAAGCCATTCAGAATGTGAAGGTTCGCATTCAAGGTCAGACTGCAACTGTAAGCACAGCCGATCAGAAAACCTGGACAGCGGAGGCGAAGATGTCAGCGGCTGCTCCAACCGGACCGGTTAAGTTCGCCATCGATTACGAGAAGAGTGACGGTTCAAGCGGCGACACGGCTTATTCGACAACGGACAGCTCCGCACTTTTCCTTGTTGACGGAACGACGTATCTTGATGTTGCCAAGCTGGCCAAGGTGACAGCTTCCGATCCGCAATGGCCGGGGACCGGCTTATCCGCCGAGCAAGTGGGCTACCTTCTATTTGACGGAGATCCGGATACGTACGGGGATTTGACGAATAGTACGGGAACTTATACGGTTGATTTTGGCGAAGGGGCGTCGGTGGAGTTGAGTGAAATCGTGCTGATGCCAAGAGCCAGCCATCCCGCCCGAATGAACGGACTAATTATTCAAGGCTCCAATGATAAGACGAACTGGACCAATCTGACCAAAGCCGTGGCCTCGTCCCAGGCTAACAAATGGCTGGATATCAATAGCGATCAGCTGCTCGAGCACCAAGCCTACCGTTACTTCCGGTTGTATAATCCAACGGCCTGGAGCGGTAATGTTGCAGAAGTAGAGCTGCATGGCAAATATTCGGCATCTGCCGAAGCAATAGCTTCCACAATAACGAATATAGCCGTACCGGAAAAAGGCGCAGCAAGCTTAACGCTTCCGAAGGTTCCGGGCGGTTATTCCGTATCGGTTGCATCGGCTGCGCCCGAAGGAGTTATTGGCACGGACGGTACTATTACGCAGCCTGTAATGGACACTATTGTCTCCGTTGTGCTTACGGTGACTAATGAAGCGGACGGAATTTCAGCGAATACTAGCGCAATTCATGTTGTCGTGCCAGGAAAATCAACGCCGGTCAAGATCGATGTAACCAGGCTTGCGTCCGTTACGGCTTCCGACAACCAGTATGTGAAGTCGGGAAGCGGGCTCACGAAGGAACAGGTTGGTTTTCTGCTGTTTGACGGCAATACATCGACTTACGGCGATCTGATCACTGGTCCGGGATCCTATTACACGATTAATCTCGGTACCAATTCTTCCATTAACCTGACCCAGCTTAAGCTTTTCCCAAGAGCAACGCTTGCTGGCAGGTTGGACGGACTTGTTATCCAAGGCTCCAACGACAACACGAGCTGGACGAATCTGACGAATCCGGTTTCGGGGGCGCTGTCCAACACTTGGACCGACATCAGGCTGGATAAAATCATTGATCATGGAGCTTACCGGTATCTCAGACTGTATAACGCGGAGAACTGGTACGGGAATATAGCGGAGGTAGAAATCTACGGGTATTACGATTATGAGCTTACTTCCAAGATCGTTCAGCCGGATGGCTATACGAAGGCAAGCTATTATACGTATATGAAGGAAATGGATCGCATCAAGGAAGCCTACAATCAGCCGGGGGCCGATAAAATGGAAATTCTAGACCAGCTGCTGGCTGCAAGAAATCTACTTGTTTCCTTGGCTGATCTCTATCCGAAGATTCCGGTTACAGCGGACATGTCGCTTGCTTCCTCGGTTTCATGGGATGGCACGGCCGATGCCGGTACAAACGGCTGGCGCGCCTTTGACGGCGATACGGCTACTTCTCCGGATACCAAAACCGCTACCGGCTGGGCTCGCATCGACTTGGGAGCAGGCAATGAGAAAGTGGTCGGCAGCATCCGGTTTATCGGCAGAAACGGGAATATCGCAAGGATTAACGGCGCTCAAGTACAAGGCTCGAACGACGGAACGAATTACGACACCTTGTTTACGATTAATGGCATATCGGATTTCAAATGGTATTCGCAGCTGCTGGACAACAGCAAGGCTTACCGGTATTTAAGATATTACACGCCAAGCGGATATGCTAATATCGGAGAGATCGAATTCCATGAAAAATCCGTAGACGGCACGCTGCTCGAGCTGTTTATTGAAGAAGCAAAAGCGGTAGAGGTAGACTCGTATACACCTGAGAGCGTCACAGCCTTCCAGGCGGAACTAATGGCTGCGCAAGAGTTATTTACTAATGCGGCGGCTACGCAGGCCGAGATTGATTCGGAATCCGCCATGCTTAAGCAGGCTCAAAATAACCTGAAGGTTCAGGTTCCTCTTGCTGCAGGAGTACCGGGGAAAGCCGTATTGTCGGACAACAACGGTCATGACAGCGGCTTAAAAGACGGAAGCTATACCCTTACGATGAATCTCTGGTGGGGCAACAACGGTACCGTATTTAAGCTGTATGAGAATGGCGAGTTAATTCATACGCAGAAGCTGGACGACAAATCGCCCGAAGCGCAAACCGTGAAGACCGATATTACGGGCAAAGCTAACGGAACGTATACGTATACCTGCGAGCTCACGAATTCATTCGGCACAACGGCATGCGATCCGCTTGTTGTCACCGTAACGGACGCTAATCCTGGTAAGCCGGTATTGTCGAATGATAACTGGGATAACAATGGCGAATACAAGATCTCCATGAATATGTGGTGGGGAACGAACGCAAGCGAATACCGGTTATATGAAAATGGACAATTAATTGATACGCAAGCTTTGGAAGCCGGTACGCCAAATGCGCAATCCGCGGTATCGACTATTTCGGACAGGGCGCCTGGCCAATATGTGTATGAGGCCGTACTCGTTAATGCGTCAGGAGAGACCAAGAGCGAGAAGATGAGCGTAACGGTGAAGTAG
- a CDS encoding VanZ family protein: MFRINLIREVLHVSFVLYASSVVFMVWLYYAAQTEYILYNYIPFKTIIEYLQDFPSSTAIKNIIGNLIICMPFGFYYYFNIRVIPKINIAVYAFAIPLIIESGQLFMYFINLGMRAVDIDDVLLNSAGILLGYCITGSLFQKKKRSAKSTQILLNE; this comes from the coding sequence GTGTTTAGAATCAACTTGATTCGAGAGGTTCTTCATGTATCTTTTGTTTTGTATGCGTCCTCTGTCGTATTTATGGTATGGCTTTATTATGCGGCTCAAACCGAATATATTTTGTATAATTATATTCCTTTTAAGACCATTATCGAGTACCTCCAGGATTTCCCTTCCAGCACGGCGATTAAAAATATTATAGGAAATCTCATCATTTGCATGCCGTTTGGTTTTTACTATTACTTTAACATCAGGGTCATACCTAAAATCAACATAGCCGTTTATGCTTTCGCTATTCCGCTCATTATTGAATCCGGACAATTGTTCATGTATTTCATTAATCTAGGAATGAGAGCGGTTGATATTGATGACGTCCTCTTAAATAGCGCGGGCATTCTATTAGGATATTGCATAACGGGAAGTCTTTTTCAAAAGAAAAAGCGTTCTGCTAAATCTACTCAAATATTATTGAACGAATAA